Genomic segment of Verrucomicrobiota bacterium:
CTACACTAAAAGAAACAAAAGCGATGTCGGGTCGGTCGCCTATATTTCGGCGGACCAAGGACATTTGTTGAGAAAGTAACGGGCACTCGGCAGCGCAGGAGGTAAATACAAAATTGGCGACCCAGATTTTCCCTGCGAGCTCCTCGGAAGAAAATGGCTCACCATTTTGATCGATCAACTCAAAGTCTCCAACCTCCCAGTAGGTATCGATCTTATTTTCGCTTTTCCACTCTTTGTCTTCCTGATTTGACGGCCTGAACAGGAGACCAATCACAAGGACGGTCAGTCCAATTATGCCAATAATAATGCCTTTCATCCTACCACTCATAGAAACGATGCGATTAAATGCTACTAAAATCCGAAATCGACGAATTTGATTTTCTTAAATAATTCGTTCTGTTTGAGTTCACCTATGACAGACATATCCGATCCCCAGGAATTTACAACAAGTCCCATTAAAGAAAACGTTCTTTCGAGGCGTCGACTCTTGAAATTGGGAGCGACCGGAACTTTGGGCTTACTGGCTGGAGAGGCGAGCGGGAATCATCATGAATCAGCTTCCTCGGCTAAAACGATCGCGAGTGGGCGCATCCACCAATCCATCATGGGTTGGTGTTTCAAAGACCACTACGATGTCCCCACCCTGGCAAAGCATTGCAAGTCTATTGGGCTGGTAGCGATGGAGGGCGTCTCAGCAGAAAACTATCCCATGATCAAGGGACTTGGAATGAATATTTCCCTGGTGTCCGGAGGACATGGTTTTGCCAAAGGTCCCTGCAATCCCGAGTACCAAGATCTGGTGGTAAAAGGCCTTACCGAGGCGGTGGATCTTGCCAAGGAAGTCGGGTGTAAAAACGTGATCACTTTTACGGGCATGCGTTATGACGGGATGGACGATGAGGCAGCCAAAAAGCGTTGCATCGACACCTGGAAGAAAGTGCTACCGCACGCGGAGAAAAGCGGTGTCACTCTGGTGCTGGAGCATTTGAATTCACGCGACGACACGCACCCCATGAAGGGACACCCCGGTTACTTTGGCGATGACGTGGATTTCTGTATCGACCTGATTAAGCAGGTGGGTTCCGAGAATTTTAAACTCCTTTTTGATATCTATCATGTTTCTGTCATGAACGGTGACATCATCCGGCGGATTCATAGATTCAAAGATTACATAGCCCATTACCACACTGCAGGAAATCCTGGCCGCGGTGAAATCGATGACACTCAGGAGATTCAGTATCGACCGATTCTTGAGGCCATTCTCGAAACGGGTTACGAGGGCTACATCGCCCATGAGTTTATTCCAACCTGGAAAGACCCGATCGCCGGATTAAAGCATGCCGCGGAGTTGTCCTATTTCGCGTAACCTCTCAGTGAGCGCGTGAGCTATGCCCAAGAAAGGCAAAAGATACGTCTTGAAAGCGT
This window contains:
- a CDS encoding SCO family protein, which encodes MKGIIIGIIGLTVLVIGLLFRPSNQEDKEWKSENKIDTYWEVGDFELIDQNGEPFSSEELAGKIWVANFVFTSCAAECPLLSQQMSLVRRNIGDRPDIAFVSFSVDPQTDTPARLASYAEPFGLDPRWSLLTGDVDNVTKLVTTKFLMPLNRDQDPNNAGDTVISHSDKMLIIDGKGVVRYFCNGLNQRTVQSLTDVIHVLLQESGVY
- a CDS encoding TIM barrel protein, which gives rise to MTDISDPQEFTTSPIKENVLSRRRLLKLGATGTLGLLAGEASGNHHESASSAKTIASGRIHQSIMGWCFKDHYDVPTLAKHCKSIGLVAMEGVSAENYPMIKGLGMNISLVSGGHGFAKGPCNPEYQDLVVKGLTEAVDLAKEVGCKNVITFTGMRYDGMDDEAAKKRCIDTWKKVLPHAEKSGVTLVLEHLNSRDDTHPMKGHPGYFGDDVDFCIDLIKQVGSENFKLLFDIYHVSVMNGDIIRRIHRFKDYIAHYHTAGNPGRGEIDDTQEIQYRPILEAILETGYEGYIAHEFIPTWKDPIAGLKHAAELSYFA